One segment of Nostoc flagelliforme CCNUN1 DNA contains the following:
- a CDS encoding S-layer homology domain-containing protein, with amino-acid sequence MTNRPPSEPESSQKTALGFDEFIAILVAFATIGAILFWSLSRRDSSWNLNGLLSPSPTPSRSVQPNQVLPFPTPKVEPNAAPNNVLPSSPPEAVVEPKTPAFPTSSRAVLPSAQVIPTQSPQPQTPISSSAGLESSITSSALPLVTPAKQKSIIPPPIAFNDVPNNFWGRRFIDVLSSRGILKGFPDYSFRPNQPVNRAEFAAILQKAFDQEPSKTAIAFQDVPAKFWATPAIDRAISAGFLKGYPKKTFKPQQNITRVQVLVALVSGLNLKAPTSQNKILSVYKDSKNIPTYATSKIAAATANGLVVNYPNPQILAPNKVATRAEVAAMIHQALVKRGKLEGISSQNIVRAGSVSPKVSPTRKQNLKGNLSTGG; translated from the coding sequence ATGACAAATAGACCTCCTTCCGAACCGGAGTCATCCCAAAAAACTGCCCTTGGCTTTGATGAATTTATAGCCATACTGGTTGCCTTCGCCACTATCGGAGCGATTCTTTTTTGGTCATTATCCCGCAGGGATTCTAGCTGGAACTTAAACGGGTTGCTGTCGCCTTCCCCTACTCCGTCTAGAAGTGTTCAACCAAATCAAGTATTGCCTTTTCCTACTCCCAAGGTAGAACCAAATGCAGCCCCCAACAACGTTTTGCCGTCATCTCCACCAGAGGCTGTTGTTGAACCCAAGACACCTGCATTCCCAACTTCTTCCCGCGCAGTGTTACCATCTGCTCAGGTAATCCCAACTCAATCCCCACAACCACAGACACCTATATCCTCTTCAGCAGGGCTTGAATCATCAATTACATCATCAGCCTTGCCTTTAGTAACTCCGGCAAAACAAAAATCTATTATTCCGCCGCCAATTGCATTTAACGATGTGCCTAATAACTTTTGGGGTCGGCGTTTTATAGATGTTCTTTCTTCCCGTGGTATTCTCAAGGGGTTTCCTGATTATTCTTTTAGACCAAATCAGCCTGTAAACCGTGCTGAATTTGCTGCTATCCTGCAAAAAGCCTTTGATCAAGAACCCTCTAAGACTGCGATCGCATTTCAAGATGTACCAGCAAAATTCTGGGCAACTCCAGCAATTGACCGAGCCATCAGTGCCGGATTTCTCAAAGGCTACCCGAAAAAAACCTTCAAACCACAACAAAATATTACGCGAGTGCAAGTTTTAGTTGCTCTTGTTAGTGGGTTGAATTTGAAAGCACCCACTTCCCAAAATAAGATTTTAAGTGTCTATAAAGATTCTAAAAATATTCCAACCTATGCTACTAGCAAAATAGCTGCTGCTACAGCCAATGGTCTGGTAGTTAACTATCCAAATCCACAAATTCTTGCTCCCAACAAAGTAGCTACTCGTGCTGAAGTGGCAGCGATGATTCATCAAGCTTTAGTAAAACGGGGCAAGTTGGAGGGAATTTCATCTCAAAACATTGTGCGAGCTGGTAGCGTGTCTCCAAAAGTCTCGC